The following proteins are co-located in the Theropithecus gelada isolate Dixy chromosome 19, Tgel_1.0, whole genome shotgun sequence genome:
- the GP6 gene encoding platelet glycoprotein VI, translating to MSPSPTALFCLGLCLGHVPAQRGPLPKPSLQALPSSLVPLEKPVTLRCQGPPGVDLYRLEKLSSSSYQDQAVLFIPAMKKRLAGRYRCSYQNGSLWSPPSDQLELVATGVFAKPSLSAQPGPAVSSGGDVTLQCQTRYGFDQFALYKEGDPAPYKNPERWYRASFPIITVTAAHSGTYRCYSFSSRDPYLWSAPSDPLELMVTEFPEATTELTVSLTNKVFTTETSRSITASPKEPGSPAGPARQHYTKGNLVRICLGAVILILLAGFLAEDWHSRRKRLRHRVRAVQRPLPPLPPTRKSHGDQDGGPPDVHSRGLCS from the exons ATGTCTCCATCCCCGACTGCCCTCTTCTGTCTTG gGCTGTGTCTGGGGCATGTGCCAGCGCAGAGAG GACCACTGCCTAAGCCCTCCCTCCAGGCTCTGCCCAGCTCCCTGGTGCCCCTGGAGAAGCCAGTGACCCTCCGGTGCCAGGGACCTCCGGGCGTGGACCTGTACCGCCTGGAGAAGCTGAGTTCCAGCAGTTACCAGGATCAGGCGGTGCTCTTCATCCCGGCCATGAAGAAACGTCTGGCCGGACGCTACCGCTGCTCCTACCAGAACGGAAGCCTCTGGTCCCCGCCCAGCGACCAGCTGGAGCTCGTTGCCACCG GAGTTTTTGCCAAGCCGTCGCTCTCAGCCCAGCCCGGCCCGGCGGTGTCCTCAGGAGGGGACGTGACCCTACAGTGTCAGACCCGGTATGGCTTTGACCAATTTGCTCTGTACAAGGAAGGGGACCCTGCGCCCTACAAGAATCCCGAGAGATGGTACCGGGCTAGTTTCCCCATCATCACGGTGACCGCTGCCCACAGCGGAACCTACCGGTGCTACAGCTTCTCCAGCAGGGACCCATACCTGTGGTCGGCTCCCAGCGACCCCCTGGAGCTCATGGTCACAG AATTCCCAGAAGCCACCACTGAACTGACCGTTTCACTCACAAACAAAGTCTTCACAACTG AGACTTCTAGGAGTATCACCGCCAGTCCAAAGGAGCCAGGCTCTCCAGCTG GGCCCGCCCGCCAGCACTACACCAAGGGCAACCTGGTCCGCATATGCCTCGGGGCTGTGATCCTAATACTCCTGGCAGGGTTTCTGGCAGAGGACTGGCACAGCCGGAGGAAGCGCCTGCGGCACAGGGTCAGGGCTGTGCAGAGGCCGCTCCCGCCCCTCCCGCCGACCCGGAAATCACACGGGGATCAGGATGGAGGCCCACCGGATGTTCACAGCCGCGGGTTATGTTCATGA